In Mauremys reevesii isolate NIE-2019 linkage group 16, ASM1616193v1, whole genome shotgun sequence, a single window of DNA contains:
- the LOC120384516 gene encoding heterogeneous nuclear ribonucleoprotein C-like 2 yields MTLFGGEAGGWRYLDMAREPKPSRARPGQKRQHGGTLYHSNCDLDYELYRDDFPYRVYEYQKIPPLINRIPVKTRRAHVGAGGKSSLISHPGPRGSSNAPLGRTKLRAEELHSIKGELSQIKAQVDSLLESLDRMDQRRERLAGERGSKEGEKKKKAQVSEEPSYPAGEPQGKESPAADAPSDLRDIDSEEESTDTEETMKNHTSDPEGSQ; encoded by the exons ATTTGGACATGGCCAGAGAACCCAAGCCGAGCCGAGCCAGGCCTGGACAGAAGCGGCAGCATGGCGGCACCCTCTACCA CAGTAACTGTGACCTGGACTATGAGCTCTACAGGGACGATTTCCCGTACAG GGTGTACGAGTACCAGAAGATCCCGCCCCTTATTAATCGCATTCCGGTCAAGACCAGACGAGCCcacgtgggggcagggggcaagaGCAGCCTGATCTCCCACCCGGGGCCGAGAGGCAGCAGCAACGCACCACTGGGGCGGACAAAGC TGCGTGCCGAAGAGCTGCATTCCATCAAGGGTGAGCTGAGCCAGATCAAAGCCCAGGTGGACAGTCTGCTGGAGAGTCTGGATCGGATGGACCAGCGGCGGGAgcggctggcaggggagagag GCTCCAAGGagggggagaagaagaagaaggctcAGGTGAGCGAAGAGCCCTCGTACCCGGCGGGGGAGCCGCAAGGGAAGGAGAGCCCAGCTGCCGACGCGCCGAGCGACCTGAGGGACATCGACAGTGAGGAGGAGAGCACAGACACCGAGGAGACG ATGAAAAACCACACGTCAGACCCGGAGGGCAGCCAGTAA